GGCAATGTTTACAGGCTGTTGTAGAAGGAGCCTGGAAGTGGAACAGGCATTTGGGGTCTGGTCCTGAGCTCAGCCATGGTGGAGAAGTGACTTTGAACAATGcatcttattttctcatttgtaacatGAGAGCGTTGGATCCCCAAATGATCTCCAAGGCCTCTTCCAGCTCTAACATCTTAGGATTCTGAGTAAAGCAAAATGAAGGGGAATTATTAAGAAAACCACAAATGTAAGAATGAAGATGGAACAAGTGTCCAGGCATAGCATGTGTAACTGACTTAACAAAATGAAGCAATAAGCTAAGAAGAATGCTTTAGATGACTGTGAACATTGCACTCCTTCCAGATATAAACCTAAGTTACAGACAAGACCATCCTTCATTATACCTAGCCAAGGAATTTACCTCTTCTTCAATCAAACTCTAAATGCCCCTTAAGAGTAGAAAAGCCCATCACCTCTTGACCATTTTCTCCAGCATTCTCAGCcctttgcttctcttttattttgtccTCCTCTTCATCTTTCACATCCTCTCCATTTCCTAAGGGTGTGGCCACCACTGCTTTACTCTGTCTCTGGACAAGAATGCCAGGCCTCGTGGGTACAAGAGTCGTAGAAAATCAATCAGCAaggttcttatttgtttgtttttttttaatttatttatttttatttttggctgtgttgggtcttcgtttctgtgcgagggctttctctagttgtggcaagtgggggccactcttcatcgcggtgcgcgggcctctccctgtcgtggcctctcccgttgcggagcacaggctccagacacgcagaatcagtagttgtggctcacgggcctagctgctccgcggcatgtgggatcttcccagaccagggctcgaacccgtgtcccctgcattagcaggcagattctcaaccactgagccaccagggaagcccgaaggttTTTGAAATTCATACATCTTAGCCACCattatcacacacaaaaatggcGTTCTACCACAGTCCAAGATGCAGACCTACTTTTCTTTGTCTCCTGAATTGTTCATCTCTGTATTAGCAGCTGTACAATCTTCACCTCCATTAGCATCTATACAAGgacctttttctgtctcttcatctGTCCTGCTTTGGGAActgaaatcaaaaatgaaaaaatttggaaaagaaagaatggtCTTGATGTTAAGGCTTGGAAAGGAACTTCACTTTTAAACAGGAAATTAGCATTTCTAAAACCCTGAAATAGGAAAAACAGATAGCTACAGCCTTATTATTTGCtgcattttaaattgttttatattatttctagaTACATTTACTAGTGTGACTTTAAATCTGATCCCAATTTATCAGCATGGATTTataccatttatattaaaaaaaccaccAATAAAAAGAAGATGCAACTGAGGCAAATTAGAAGGATGACGAAGAAAGTGAATGCTGTGGTTTCAAAGCTCATAGGGTTAGCTAGAAGACTCATCCACTCTCACAGTCACAGATCATTCAGATATACTTTTCCAGCTCAGTTTGAATGTAGTTCTcttgttctttaaattttctggaaacagaagaataaaagggTGCTTTCATTGTTGTTCTTTGGATCCGCTTCATCAGATATGCTCTGCTTGCTTTGGTGGCGTGGACTCACACGGGTTAATTTCTCTCCACAAACGTGGTAGGGGCTGAGGTGGCTAGAGGGGAGACTGAGCTGGGGCACGTGGGGCTCAGCCCACCTCCCTTCACCTCAAAACTATCAGAATTCAGACGACAGAGGAATTGGAGCAGCTGGAGCCGAGCCCAGCTCCCCATTCTTCCTTCTGCAGTGACATCATAGAATCATGGAACCGTTGAGTTAGAGGGATCAGAGCACCAGGCCAACCCCACCCATCACCTGAAGTCAGAAGAATCACAAAACTCCCCACTGGGCGGCAGTCTATCTGTCCTCCCTCTGAGAGGTCCGGAGTGGCTTTGGATAAGGATTTTCTTCCTACACTCGAAATACCACCTCTCCTTTCTTAACCTGAGCATATGTTACTGTTTCTTTCACAGACCATGAACAATCAGTCCACTTCCTTCTTATATAATTCCTCTCCACAGCCCTGTGGTCAGTAATCGACTTACTTCACAATGGTGTTCTCTCCAGGCTAACTAGCCCACGTCCTTCAGATCCCACATCATCGAACGTAATTCCTGGACATACAAAAAAGGTggcagctctggaggccagagctGAAGAAGCAGGAGTAGAATAAGATGATCAGAGTAAAGATGACCCCCCACCTGACCTAACTTCAGGTGAGTAAGTGATGCCCATGACAAGGACGGGGAAGGTAGTGCTAGGATTTTCTGAGAACAGGAGGATATAAGGAGGATGGCAGCTGCTGCCAACCATGTCTGAAAAAGTCCGAAGGTGAGCCCTGGGGGTTTTTGGGCTGCAGTGACACTGGCTCTTCTCTAGAGGGGCAGGGACAttgatttctttatctttgaattCTCCACCAAGTCAGAACCTGCAAATTccataaatgttgaatgaatgcgtgtgtgcgggtgtgtgtgtgtgtgtgtgtgtgtgtgtatgtgtgtgtgtgtgtgtgtgtatagagttTGTTGGAGGGCTCAGGCCAAAGCTGATTTTGCAGAATATGTGAACATATGAATGTGAATTTTTGCAGAATTTTTGGAGGCTTCCTCCAGCTAAAGCTCCCAGTTGAAGACTCAGAGCCTGTCTCACCCTCCTCACACTACGCTGCTGCCAGACTGAGATTTTAAGAGCCCAAATCTTCTCATGTCTCATGTATTCTAGTAACGCACAAtggtaatattttatatctaCCTACTGGTGGTTACACAGGTCCAGATATACATAAAAACCCATCAAACTGTGTGCTTAAGATTAGTGCACTTCGTGTGCACTATGGTGTGGATAGTATACCTGAATAAAAAGGTATAATTTTTCATCCCTGTGCCTACATTTGAGTGTGTGTGGTGCAAAGAGTAATGCGGGACTAGAGGGCACTCTTGCTGGTTGGCTCTGTCTCCAAGATTGTTTGCTGCACATAACACATATTCTGAGACCAGGGACCTTTGGCAAGAATACAGTAGTAGCAAAAAGTAAGGGCTGGTAAGACTGCATCATTAGGGCTTTCTTTCACTGAATGCGGCTTGCGCACAGATATCCTAAATTGTTAGTTAACATAATTCTGAATATGTATAGTTAATATAATTAGAGTATAGTTAATACAAATTCTGAAAACTGGAAGGTTATCAAACTTTGGTCtctaaatcacattttaaatgcaTTGGACTGTAAACTTTGTGATGCCATGGAATCTTACTCAGAGACAGGTCTGCAGAACCTAACACAGTGTGCCTTACACACAGAAGGCATGTGCTCAAAGGTTATTTGTAGTGGAACATTACTAccaattctacagaaataaaaaatattctaagagagtgttatgaacaattgtatgctaACAAACTgaataacctagatgaaatggaaaacttcctagaaacaaaaaacctaccaaggctgagtcaggaagaaatagaaaatctgaatagaactATAATAAGCAGGCTgaatcaacaaacaaacaacctcccaacaaagaaaagtcctggaccagatggtttcactgagGAATACTATCAAacaattaaagaagaacaaacatcaatgtttctcaaactaatccaaaaaacttgaagaaaaaggaatacttcctaactcattctataaggccagcattaccttgataccaaagccaggcaaagataccaccaaaaaaaaaaaaaagcctaaagaccaatatctctcatgaatattgaagcaaaaatccccaacaaagtAATAGCAAACTGAATTTAGCAGCagaatattaaaaggattatacaccatgaccaagtgggatttattcttaGAATGCAAAGATagttcaacacacaaaaatcaatataatacaccacattaatacaCTTCATTAATGGAATGAAGGGGAGGAAATGATCATCTCGATGAAGGAAAGGCATTCACCAAAATTTaccatcctttcatgataaaacactcaacaaagtaggaatagaaggaaacgaCCCCAACATTGTAAAGGCCATATATAGAAaccccacagctaatatcatacccaatggtgagaaaatatttgcaaatcatatatttgataacagattaatgtctagaatatatacagaactcctataactcaacaacaacaacaaaatccaattCATatatgggcaaagaacttgattagatgtttctccaaagaagatatactaatggtcaacaaatacatgaaaagatgcaacatcactaatcattaaggagctaatcaaaatcacaatgagatatcacctcacaccccaTTAAAaggctattattaaaaaacaaagaaaaaacgaAACCAAGggctggtaaggatgtggagaaattggaactcttgtgcattGCTGTTGCAAATGTGACATGGTGCagtcaccatggaaaacagtatgtcagttcttcaaaaaattaaacacagaattccatatgatccagcaattctacttctgagtatatacacAAATGAAGTAAAAGCAGGGACTCCAATGGTACACCCACATTCATAGCAGGATTATTCACTATacccaaaaggtagaaacaactaAAGTATGCATcgacaggtaaatggataaacaaaatgtggcatacacatacaatggaacgCTGtacagccttaaaaaggaatgaaattttggtATGCTACACGTGGATGAACAggtgaaggcattatgctaagtgaagtaagccagatacaaaaggacacatattgcatgagtccacttatatCACATTCCTAgtatagtcaaattcatagatacagaaaatagagtagtggttaccaggtGCTGGGGCGAGGGGGAAATGgtgagttattgtttaatggatatagagtttcagtctgggatggtgaaagagttctggagacggatggtggtgatggttacacagcaatgtgaatgtacttaatgccactgaactgtacactgaaaaatggttaaaatggtaaattttgtgttgcatatattttatcacaattttaaaaaattatttgtgcaAAACAGGAAGGGtaactcatctgtaaagtggccTGGTATAAGGCAGGCACAGGAGAAACAAGACACCCAGCACATAGAGATCTTGTTTCAACCTCCATCCATTTGCTCAGTTTGTTTCCCCACTGTAATTGTCCTCCCCCTACCTCGGCCCTTTACGTGTCCCCACCTCTAAATCCTCCAAGACTTGGTTCTTGGACCCCTCTTCCACGATGTCATCACCACCCActggccttccttccttcttgctttcGCTCAGTGACACACCATGTCACCTGCCTGCATCCCAAACCCTTGTCCCGTTCAGCTCCAGCCACAGACATGCCTCCCCCTCCTGCCTTCAGTCTCCTTTGGGGCGGTGGCCAGAGGATATGGACTCCTGGCAACAGGGTCCACAGCAATTTGTGCTCCAGATGGGTCCAGGGTGCATGTAAATCCCCAGCCACCTCCCTAAGGCCTTGATCCATGTGATCTGGTGAGCTCCTCTGACAAAGTATGATCCCTGAATTGCAGGATCAAGATGAGGACATTCAGAGCACCCACAAGTCACAGCTGCCTGAACTTGGAAATCAGGAATGAGCACAGGACTCAGGCCTGGCTGATCAGAACAGTCTACAGTTCAAGGCTCAACATGTGACCTAACCAGCTCGGTTAGTCTCAATGTCAAGACATTTGCAGAACCTATCAGCACAGAAGAGAATAGGGCTGAGAGAGGTGTATGGAGAGAGACAAATTGTACATGACTCTGCTTGATCTAATCATGCTTGAAGCCTTGATTTTCAGTGTGGACTGGAAGTGGGGCTTTCAGTTTTATGAGCCAATGCTAATATAACATTTTGGCTTAAGCTGGTTTGAGTGGGGTTTATGTCTCTTGCAATCCAAGATTCATGACCAAAATACAATGTAACCAGCATCATACTGCCTCCCTTTCTGAGCCCTCGATTCCTAACCTGAGATTCCTTGATTCCTCACAcaagagcaactgagcccatcaACCATGTCCTGACTTTGCTGAACATCAGATATGTTCCCTCTAGCCTCCAAGGACAAGTGGAATAAAATGAGtaccttttctctttcatcagaTTAGTGCAGCCTTTTTCCCTACCACAGCTAGTGGGGCTGCTTGGAGGTCTTATTTTAGATTTTGGAAAGCTAAGTGGAAGTTACTGAAACTCACCAACATCGAGCTATGACATTTAACAGGGCACTTGGATTGACACAGTTTTTTCCTTCTACCTTAATGGCCAAAACCTGTCACTTCTTactagaggaaggaagaaaaaaatgatattaaacaTCAAGGTAAATGGCTAGTATGTCAGTACATATAATGTCCACACAAGAGAAACGTTCTGTTGAGAAACCTTCATTATTTATGATTTACAGTTAACCTTTTCACACAGAAACTGTTGAAAACTTCAGAAAGTCACTGCAGCTTGATAAGGTTTTTAGGCAATCCATTCATCACCCCGTTGTTTCTCACGGAACAAGTAACACTGAGCTAGACAACAGGAAACGCTGCCCTTGGCAGAGGTGATGACACCAAGACAACACTTCTCTCATTAAGGAGACAGGCACCAATTCCAAAATGCCAGTTAAGCAGAAGAGCCTACAAATTCACTGTAAAGATTTAGCAACACTTTATAGCTAATATCTATCCATCTGGAATTGAAATGTCTTTGAGGGAGAGTATGTCAGAAGCAGTGTACtattaatattacattataaCCACCAACATCGCGTAAATACATTCCCGGCTTCAACCACGATAGCCACAACACCCGTGCATACACCCATCCTAGGCCACATTTTACAAGTACCTCTGTCTTGCAGGCTTCGTGAGGATGGAAGAATATAGAGTTGAGGATTCAGCCACCACTGAGCCATCATCCCTGTGGGTCCTATTCTACCCTTCTGGTTTGTGAAGGGTACAGCTCGGCTGCAGGCAGAGGAGAATGTTCTTGCCTCATATTTGAGCATCTTCTGCCTTGCCCCATGCTACACGGTCAGTGAGGATCAAATTCCACCGACTTTGAAAACCAGATCGGTTTTGATTCTACACTCCTGAGATGCCTGAGAAGAGTGTTAAAGCTGACCTGATTTCATCAGTTCCTGGGAGCCTTCCTGACCTCAGGAATCCAACCCAGGGAAGAGGCAATACGACATTCTTTCCTACCCCAGGGTTTGGAATAGGCTGCTTTTGCACTGAAATTGTTCTCAGGCCCCTTTCCCATTTCCCATCCCTGCAAAAACCCAGCACCTGTAACAAGTAGTGAGAGCCATAACCAAG
The sequence above is drawn from the Tursiops truncatus isolate mTurTru1 chromosome 14, mTurTru1.mat.Y, whole genome shotgun sequence genome and encodes:
- the C14H2orf74 gene encoding LOW QUALITY PROTEIN: uncharacterized protein C2orf74 homolog (The sequence of the model RefSeq protein was modified relative to this genomic sequence to represent the inferred CDS: deleted 1 base in 1 codon) codes for the protein MSLLANPMSFETTAFTFFVILLICLSCIFFLLVVFLYKCSQSRTDEETEKGPCIDANGGEDCTAANTEMNNSGDKENSTTLVPTRPGILVQRQSKAVVATPLGNGEDVKDEEEDKIKEKQRAENAGENGQENDYLQKPPIPVTGSPSIVDNHKRPLKGVTFSREVIVVDLGKDNPIARSYTRLHKERK